Proteins encoded in a region of the Esox lucius isolate fEsoLuc1 chromosome 9, fEsoLuc1.pri, whole genome shotgun sequence genome:
- the acox1 gene encoding peroxisomal acyl-coenzyme A oxidase 1 isoform X1: MNPDISKERENATFNVEKLTYILDGGIEKTKRRREIQSLVISDPDFQSEDLNFLTRSERYEAAVRKSAQMIVKLRKYGISDPEEIYCYKSCVHRGRSEPLDLHLGMFLPTLLNQASPEQVDTFFIPAWNLEIIGTYAQTEMGHGTHLRGLETTATYDPATQEFVLNSPTVSSIKWWPGGLGKTSNHAIVLAQLYTQGKCHGLHAFIVPLRSMNTHMPLPGVVVGDIGPKFGFDEVDNGYLKLENVRIPRNNMLMKYAKVDADGTYTKPPRDKLTYGTMVFIRSMIVGEAGLALSKACTIAIRYSAVRRQSEIRPGEGEPQILDYQTQQYKLFPLLATAYAYNFVGQYMNQVYHRITGDMSQGDFSELPELHALSAGLKAFTTWTASSGIEVCRMACGGHGYSSCSALPDIYVTFVPTCTYEGENTVMMLQTARFLIKSYRQASAGHRLSGIVSYLNESEFRLQPQTVSSRATLVNGNNLQSLVEAYKLRAAWLVEQAAKSIQQELQRSVSQEDAWNNSSIDLVRASDAHCHYVVVKLFAAKVGEIEDPAVHSVLSTLALLYALQGITQHSGDFLQAGLLSAPQLSQASQTLKQLLVQLRPDAVALVDAFDFRDEMLNSVLGRYDGNVYEHMFEWARRSPLNKTEVHESYHKYLKPLQAKL; the protein is encoded by the exons AGTCACTGGTGATCAGCGATCCAGACTTCCAGAGCGAAGACCTCAACTTCTTGACCCGGAGCGAGCGCTATGAAGCTGCAGTGAGGAAGAGTGCCCAGATGATTGTGAAGCTCAGAAAGTATGGCATCTCAGATCCAGAGGAGATCTACTGCTACAAGAG CTGTGTGCACCGCGGGCGTTCCGAGCCGCTGGATCTCCACCTGGGAATGTTCCTGCCCACCCTGCTGAATCAGGCCAGTCCTGAGCAGGTGGACACCTTCTTCATACCCGCCTGGAACCTGGAGATCATTGGCACCTACGCGCAGACCGAGATGGGCCACG GGACCCACCTCAGGGGTCTGGAAACCACAGCAACATATGACCCGGCCACTCAGGAGTTTGTCCTGAACTCCCCGACTGTGTCATCCATCAAGTGGTGGCCTGGGGGAT TGGGGAAGACCTCTAACCACGCCATAGTTCTAGCTCAGCTCTACACCCAGGGGAAATGTCACGGCCTGCATGCCTTCATCGTACCCCTACGCAGTATGAATACCCACATGCCTCTGCCAG GTGTGGTGGTAGGGGACATAGGACCGAAGTTTGGCTTCGACGAGGTGGACAACGGTTACCTGAAATTGGAGAACGTCAGAATTCCTCGCAACAACATGCTGATGAAATATGCCAAG GTGGATGCAGACGGCACGTACACGAAGCCCCCCAGAGACAAGTTGACCTACGGCACCATGGTGTTCATCCGCTCCATGATTGTCGGGGAGGCGGGCCTCGCCCTCTCCAAGGCCTGCACCATTGCTATCCGCTACAGCGCCGTCCGGCGCCAGTCTGAGATACGCCCAGG AGAGGGTGAGCCTCAGATCCTGGACTACCAGACCCAGCAGTACAAACTCTTCCCCCTGCTGGCCACAGCCTACGCCTACAACTTTGTGGGCCAGTACATGAACCAGGTCTACCACCGCATCACAGGAGACATGAGCCAGGGAGACTTCAGCGAACTGCCAGAG CTACATGCCCTTTCGGCTGGCCTGAAAGCCTTCACCACGTGGACGGCCAGCTCGGGCATCGAGGTGTGTCGCATGGCGTGCGGCGGGCATGGCTACTCCAGCTGCAGCGCCCTGCCAGACATCTACGTAACCTTTGTGCCCACCTGCACGTACGAGGGAGAGAACACTGTCATGATGCTGCAGACTGCAAG ATTCTTGATAAAGAGCTACAGGCAGGCGTCGGCGGGCCACCGGCTGAGCGGCATCGTGTCCTACCTGAATGAGTCCGAGTTCAGGCTGCAGCCCCAGACGGTGTCGTCCCGGGCCACCCTGGTCAACGGCAACAACCTTCAGAGCCTGGTGGAAGCCTACAAACTGAGAGCTGCCTG GCTGGTGGAGCAGGCGGCTAAGAGCATTCAGCAGGAGCTGCAGCGCAGCGTCAGTCAGGAGGATGCCTGGAACAACAGCTCCATCGACCTGGTCCGAGCCTCCGAT GCCCACTGTCACTATGTGGTGGTGAAGCTGTTTGCGGCCAAGGTGGGCGAGATCGAAGACCCAGCCGTCCACTCTGTGCTCAGCACGCTGGCTCTCCTCTACGCCCTGCAGGGCATCACACAGCACAGCGGAGATTTCCTCCAG GCCGGCCTGCTGAGTGCTCCCCAGCTCTCCCAGGCGTCTCAGACTCTGAAGCAGCTGCTGGTACAGCTGAGACCCGACGCCGTGGCCCTGGTCGACGCCTTCGACTTCCGCGACGAGATGCTCAACTCCGTCCTGGGACGCTACGATGGCAACGTCTACGAGCACATGTTCGAGTGGGCCCGCCGCTCGCCCCTAAACAAGACCGAG GTTCATGAGTCCTACCACAAGTACCTGAAACCCCTGCAAGCCAAGCTGTAA
- the acox1 gene encoding peroxisomal acyl-coenzyme A oxidase 1 isoform X2, whose translation MNPDISKERENATFNVEKLTYILDGGIEKTKRRREIQSLVISDPDFQSEDLNFLTRSERYEAAVRKSAQMIVKLRKYGISDPEEIYCYKRLYKGNSHEAMGLHFVMFLPTLYSQCNEEQLKKWAPLAESTQAVGTYAQTELGHGTHLRGLETTATYDPATQEFVLNSPTVSSIKWWPGGLGKTSNHAIVLAQLYTQGKCHGLHAFIVPLRSMNTHMPLPGVVVGDIGPKFGFDEVDNGYLKLENVRIPRNNMLMKYAKVDADGTYTKPPRDKLTYGTMVFIRSMIVGEAGLALSKACTIAIRYSAVRRQSEIRPGEGEPQILDYQTQQYKLFPLLATAYAYNFVGQYMNQVYHRITGDMSQGDFSELPELHALSAGLKAFTTWTASSGIEVCRMACGGHGYSSCSALPDIYVTFVPTCTYEGENTVMMLQTARFLIKSYRQASAGHRLSGIVSYLNESEFRLQPQTVSSRATLVNGNNLQSLVEAYKLRAAWLVEQAAKSIQQELQRSVSQEDAWNNSSIDLVRASDAHCHYVVVKLFAAKVGEIEDPAVHSVLSTLALLYALQGITQHSGDFLQAGLLSAPQLSQASQTLKQLLVQLRPDAVALVDAFDFRDEMLNSVLGRYDGNVYEHMFEWARRSPLNKTEVHESYHKYLKPLQAKL comes from the exons AGTCACTGGTGATCAGCGATCCAGACTTCCAGAGCGAAGACCTCAACTTCTTGACCCGGAGCGAGCGCTATGAAGCTGCAGTGAGGAAGAGTGCCCAGATGATTGTGAAGCTCAGAAAGTATGGCATCTCAGATCCAGAGGAGATCTACTGCTACAAGAG gCTGTATAAAGGGAACAGCCACGAGGCAATGGGGCTCCATTTTGTCATGTTCCTTCCTACCCTGTACTCCCAATGTAACGAGGAGCAGTTGAAGAAGTGGGCCCCCTTGGCCGAGTCCACCCAAGCCGTGGGCACCTATGCCCAGACAGAACTAGGGCACG GGACCCACCTCAGGGGTCTGGAAACCACAGCAACATATGACCCGGCCACTCAGGAGTTTGTCCTGAACTCCCCGACTGTGTCATCCATCAAGTGGTGGCCTGGGGGAT TGGGGAAGACCTCTAACCACGCCATAGTTCTAGCTCAGCTCTACACCCAGGGGAAATGTCACGGCCTGCATGCCTTCATCGTACCCCTACGCAGTATGAATACCCACATGCCTCTGCCAG GTGTGGTGGTAGGGGACATAGGACCGAAGTTTGGCTTCGACGAGGTGGACAACGGTTACCTGAAATTGGAGAACGTCAGAATTCCTCGCAACAACATGCTGATGAAATATGCCAAG GTGGATGCAGACGGCACGTACACGAAGCCCCCCAGAGACAAGTTGACCTACGGCACCATGGTGTTCATCCGCTCCATGATTGTCGGGGAGGCGGGCCTCGCCCTCTCCAAGGCCTGCACCATTGCTATCCGCTACAGCGCCGTCCGGCGCCAGTCTGAGATACGCCCAGG AGAGGGTGAGCCTCAGATCCTGGACTACCAGACCCAGCAGTACAAACTCTTCCCCCTGCTGGCCACAGCCTACGCCTACAACTTTGTGGGCCAGTACATGAACCAGGTCTACCACCGCATCACAGGAGACATGAGCCAGGGAGACTTCAGCGAACTGCCAGAG CTACATGCCCTTTCGGCTGGCCTGAAAGCCTTCACCACGTGGACGGCCAGCTCGGGCATCGAGGTGTGTCGCATGGCGTGCGGCGGGCATGGCTACTCCAGCTGCAGCGCCCTGCCAGACATCTACGTAACCTTTGTGCCCACCTGCACGTACGAGGGAGAGAACACTGTCATGATGCTGCAGACTGCAAG ATTCTTGATAAAGAGCTACAGGCAGGCGTCGGCGGGCCACCGGCTGAGCGGCATCGTGTCCTACCTGAATGAGTCCGAGTTCAGGCTGCAGCCCCAGACGGTGTCGTCCCGGGCCACCCTGGTCAACGGCAACAACCTTCAGAGCCTGGTGGAAGCCTACAAACTGAGAGCTGCCTG GCTGGTGGAGCAGGCGGCTAAGAGCATTCAGCAGGAGCTGCAGCGCAGCGTCAGTCAGGAGGATGCCTGGAACAACAGCTCCATCGACCTGGTCCGAGCCTCCGAT GCCCACTGTCACTATGTGGTGGTGAAGCTGTTTGCGGCCAAGGTGGGCGAGATCGAAGACCCAGCCGTCCACTCTGTGCTCAGCACGCTGGCTCTCCTCTACGCCCTGCAGGGCATCACACAGCACAGCGGAGATTTCCTCCAG GCCGGCCTGCTGAGTGCTCCCCAGCTCTCCCAGGCGTCTCAGACTCTGAAGCAGCTGCTGGTACAGCTGAGACCCGACGCCGTGGCCCTGGTCGACGCCTTCGACTTCCGCGACGAGATGCTCAACTCCGTCCTGGGACGCTACGATGGCAACGTCTACGAGCACATGTTCGAGTGGGCCCGCCGCTCGCCCCTAAACAAGACCGAG GTTCATGAGTCCTACCACAAGTACCTGAAACCCCTGCAAGCCAAGCTGTAA